The segment CGCTATCTATTCGCGGTAATTTGGGCTTATGCTTGATATCGCAGTGCTTGTTGAAGAGCTCGCAGTAAAGCGGAAATGCGGTTCAGCAGGATCTGAAAAAGTAGTGTGATTCAACGCTCTGACCCTGATCTTTAAGGTCGGTTCCGCTCTTTGGGCAGCAAGGTTCCTTCATTTCTGCCGTGCTGAGCCACTCAGACATATCGGTGGCTGAGCCCTGGTTCTGGCCCTCATTCCGTGAAGATCTGACGCAACTGCGCCTGCACCCTCGCCGGGAGACTCTGACGCTAGGCCATGCGGAAGGGAAGGGCTGGACACGGATCATGCACAGGCCGGAACGTGACTCCAGAATGAGCGAGAGCCGTCAGGGAACGGACGATCAAAAACAGGCCCTCCTGCTCAGCGACGAGGCGCATCACGCCCGCGAACGAGTACATCCGCGCGCCGGTGTTGATGACCTGTCGGGGTTGAACGCCTGTTTGGGTGAACATGCCTTGCCAGTGGTCATACAAGCCTGGGTTACTCTCGCGCGAGTTGAGCAGGAGGGCCTGACCCTTCAGAGCCTAGAAGGGAACCCGATCCAATGAAGCCAGGGGGCGAGCCAGAACCCCTCCATCCAGAGCCGCCGCTGCTGGATGGAGGGGCAGCGAACCTGTGGTGCGACAAAAAACCCCACGTCCAAACTGCCCGTCGAGCGTCCAGCCAGTCGAGAGTTTAGCCGTTTCCAGAGGGCACAGCGAACCCTTGTGATGGACCGAAGGTTTCGGTAAATCGGCGCTCCGCAGGGACACCTAGATCGTCAAGGAGGCCTTCTACAGCGCCAGCAAAGCCGCTCGGTCCGCAATAATAGTACTCAGCTTCTCCATCGGGGAGCAGAGGTTGTAAGGCGCTCAGATTCAGCAGACCACCCTCATCATGGTGGACGCCTGCTTGGTCATCAGGCGCCACCTGCGCGTAGTACACCTGTTTTTGAAGCTGCGGGTGAATGCGGGTCAGGGTGTTGATGTGATCACGGAACGCGTGGACTTCACGGTTCATAGCGGCGTGAACAAACAGCACAGGTCGGGCAGAGCCACTGGCAACTAGGGTGTTGACCATGCTGATCATTGGAGTTACGCCGACGCCGCCACTGAGCAATACGACAGGTCGGGTGCTGTCCTGTAGGACGAAATCGCCGGCAGGCATGTGAACCAGAGCGGTGTCTCCAACATTCAAGGCGTCGTGCAGGTGGCTGGAAATCAATCCAGGTGGCAGTTCAGAGGTGTTGGTTGGAGCACTCTCGCGTTTCACACTGATGCGGTATGTGCGGCCATTCGGGGCATCTGACAGGCTGTACTGCCGGATCTGTTGGTTGGTTTGCCCAATCGCCTGAAGCTGAACACTGATGTACTGGCCAGGCTGGAAGGGTGGGAGAGGTTGACCATCCTGTGGGGAGAGCTCAAAAGAGGTGATGACTAGGCTTTCCTGCTTTCGGCCCGTGACGGTAAAAGGCTTGAACCCTTGCCAACCACCGTACTGCGCAGCTCCGGCGTGTTTCATTCCGCCTTCGACACCGATCATGATGTCCGCCAGTTGCGCGTAGGCAGCGGCCCAGGCGTCCATGATCTCTGGCGTGGCTGCATCACCGAGGATGGTGCCGATTGCGGCCAGGAGGTGTTCACCCACGATGGGGTAATGCTCCGGCAAGACCTCGAGACTGACGTGCTTATGAGCAATTCGGTTGACCATGCCGCCGAGCTGATCCAGTTGGTCGATGTGCGCCGCATACATCAGGATGCTGGCGGCCAGCGTGCTGGCTTGCCGTCCATTCTCCTGATTGACCGGATTGAAGATGTTCCGAAGCTCGGGATGGGCTTGGAACAGTGAGGCGTAAAAGACGCGGGTGATGTCGGTGCCGTGAGCTTGCAAGGCAGGGACAGTAGCTTTGATGGTCTGCAGTTGGTCAGGTGTCAGCATAAGTGTCGCATTATTAATACGCTTTTTAAATGTGTATTTGAGGGCTGTTTGTCCCTCGCCTCCTGTTGTGCCTGGACGAATCTCAAACAGAGCAACATCAAGCAGCTTTTGCTCTATCTCAAATTCCTTCACATTCCCAAACCCTCAGCTCCGCGGGGTGTGATGAAGGGTCAGCGGCGATTTGACAGCCATCAGAAGTCCCATGGCTCCGGATCAGCTAAAACGAGATCGCTGGGCCAGGCACAAGAAGAAGTGTTGAAGCCGAGAATCAAGTTGTTCTGCGAGACACCGAGATTACCTCACAGAATGACCTACCGAGACCAGCTGAACGCTCTAACTGGCACCAGCGTTCAGCACGCTGGCAAACCCTCATCCCTAAAGATAACTTTCAAGCAGTGGACGAGGAGATGAAGTGGCCACCAGAAGCAACTCTGCATCTGTATCTCCTTCAGCGACCAATCGGTGTGGGATGCGTGCATCAAAATGAGCAGCGTCGCCTTCTCCCAACTGGTGCTGGTCACGGCCAAGGATCAGTTGCAGGCGGCCCCGGATAACGTACAGCCATTCTTCACCATCATGCTGATACAGGTCGCCGCCTTCACGCTGAAGGGGAACCACCACGCGGATAGGCCGCAGATTAAATTCACCGGTACGTGCAGAAAGTCCAGCATGGAACAGGCCGTTCCCAGGCTTCAAAGGGGTCTGCCCCCCACGAACCACCACCTGCGGCGTCTGCTCGCCTTCTTGAAACAATGATGCGACACCGACTTGATACGTCTGTGCAATGCTCAAAAGCGCAGCGATAGAGGGTTGACGTTCGCCAGCTTCTAGCCGTGAAAGATAGGGCTTGGATAACTGAGTCCGTTCTGCCAGCTCTTCCAACGTCCATTCATGACTGTCACGTAAGGCTTTCAAACGCTGACTCAAGATGCGCAATTCACTCTCTGGATCGACGTTCTCCACAGGTTTCACTCCTGCATATTAGGGCTCCGTTGCCTTTGAGGCAACACTGACTCCTTAACTCCAAACGATGCCATATTCCCTTTCAGGTTATGAAGAGGATCAGGAGATTCATCTGTTACCCTTGACGTCTACCGGTCACTTGACCCTGGCTCAGTTCTGGCCCCAGAAAGAACACCCAGACAACGGATGATGTAGAGGAACCATAAGGATCTCACAGGAACGAGTGAAGAATAAACCACAGAGGAGAAGCAGTTACTGGAGAGGCCAGAATGATGTTGCGCTCCCAAGCCGGAAGAGGCACAGAGAAGTTAAGCTCGGCAAGAAGTGCCGCTGATGGCAGTGCGTAGGGCTGTCGCCGAGTATGTTCAAGCAATTCTGTCAGCTCAAGTGATGTTCGCTGCCCTCAAGGCCGATAATCGATTTTCCCCAGTGGCGGTCTACGTCGACGAAATTGATGGCGGCAACCAGAACATCAACCAGGCGAGCGGCCGTTCGAGTCAAGCGATCAAAGACCTCTTCGTGGGACGTATCGAGAATCTGGGGGCGTGCCAGATCAAGGAGCCGGGCAGCTTCATCGGGAGGAACGGGAACACGGGCTGACCGTTGGGCGTCAGAGTGAACCGTGACAAGCGCCTGTTTCAAAGTGTTCCCTTCTTTTAGGGGGACGGTTCGCGTCGTGGAGGATGTCGCTGAGACAAGCTGGGCAGGAGAGCGCACCAGAAAGCATGGTCAGCCAGTGGTTATTTCACGGCCAGTCGTCCGAGGTTCATCAAGACTCGGGGCGGGGTGCGTGCCAACATCTGCCCGGAGGTCGGAACGCTCCTGGCTGCCTGTGCCACACGGTCAAGCATGGTGTCGAACACCGCGTCCGGCATATTCATGGCCGGCGTCAGGCGAACCACCCGTTTGCTGGACAGCGACAGGTTGGCCTGCACCCCAAACTCATGCAGGAGCCGCAACCCCAGCACCCCACTCAGCTCACCCACCAATCCGCTCAGCCCAGGCATCCCGCTGAGTGGGAGGACAGGACGGAACTGAAGTGCAAATAAACTTCCCGCACCGCGTACAGCTTCGATCAGGTTGGGAGCGGCCTGCTGAATCTCCTGCAGCCGGCCCAAGCCCCGAACGCCCAGCGCGCGTGAGCGTTCCGTCAGGTTCTCGTCGACCAGCAGTTCCAACGACTTAAGTCCGACAGCCATTGCCAAGGTATTTCCGCCAAACGTGTTGCTGTGGCGTTTGCTCTGAAAGCCTTGTAACACGTGCTCAAAAATGGCTTTCCGAGCAATGGTGGCGCCGATGGGAACGAGCCCTCCACCCAAGGGTTTGGCGAGCGTGACGATATCTGGGTTCAGACCGCAGGCCACGGACGCGAACCAGTGACCTGTGCGGCCCAGACCCGTCTGCACCTCATCGGCGATGCTGACGATGCCGTACGCCTCGCAGACGGCGCCGACGAGCGCCAGAAAACCCTTGGGCGGCACGTGTACGCCGCTTTCGCCCTGCACGGGTTCGAGGATCACCGCGACAATATTCCGCGGCCCCAGACGCGTCACCGTTCTGGAAAAGGCATCGCCGTCGCCGTACGGAACGGTTGTGACATCCGCCATCAGCGGACCGAAGGGAGCCTGATACTCCTTGTTAGGTGTCAGCGAGAGGGGCACATGCGTCTTGCCGTGGTATGCGCCGCTGAAATTGATGATGTGGCGGGCCTGCCGGCGGTAAGCCCGCGCGAACTTGACGGCGGTCTCTACCGCTTCTGCACCGCTGTTGGAGAAAAAGACCCGTGAATCTGCATGTTCTGGAGCGAACCGTGCGAGGAGCGAGACCAACGCTGCTTCCAGGGCGCCGCGCCACGCAGAAGCAGCTTGCTGGGGTAGACCGACACTCGCGTCTCGTGCCAACCAGTCCTGCAGGAAGGTGATCAGCGCCGGGTGACGGTCACCAAACGGTAAGGCAGCGTAGCCGCCAGCATTGATACGCTGAACGCCCTGTTCGTCTTCCAGTTCCCAGGGGGTAATCACACGAAAGGGCCCAGCAATCCCCAAGGTGCGCAACGTCCGGATCAGGTCTCCATTGCCGTACTGTTCCTCCACCGCCAGAATTTTTGCCGCAGAGACATCACCGTTCAGGAGATCCCCACTGCGGATCGGCAGATGAAGTGCAAGAGGCATGCTGGTCATGACTGCTCCTGCGTTCCCATCAGCCGAGCGGCCGTATCTTCGAGGTGTCCACCCAGACGTTTTTTAAAGGTGGCGCGCCAGGAGCGCGACAAGGCTGGCTGGGCGAGCAGCCGCTCGATGGCCGGCCGGTCTTCCTTGTCATGGTGCATCACCCGGTTGGCTTCCTCAATGGTGACGGCTCCGGGTGGGCGTTGAACCAGCTTCAGGCGGGTGCCCGCCCGCACGGCTCCGGGCTTGAGGACACGGAAGTACCAGCCGGTCAGGCCCGTCTCCTGTACCCAGAGCGTCAATTTCGGCTCGTCATGGCGCGCGGCGAGTTTGAAGCACGGTTGGCGTGGTTGACTGACCTCTACCAGAGCGCCCCCGACTTTCACGACGTCTCCGATGCAGACCGTTGGCTCGGTCAAGCCGAGGGTGGTGAAGTTCTCTCCGAATGCCGCGGCACCCAGCGGCCGACCCAGCCGTTCGGTCCAGTACAGGTAGTGCTCGTCTGAATAGACACAGACCGCCTTTTCTGGCCCTCCGTGATATTTTCGGTCGGCTTGACCATCTCCCGTAAGTCCTTCTTTGCCTAGCCAGAGAGTCCAGTTCACAGGCGTCTTGACGAACCCGCTCGGCACGGTGCTGTCTCGGTACGGCAACGGGGCGGGCAGGCCGACGCTCAGCTGCTTAATGCGGGCGCCAGTGATCATGGGTTGCGCTCCTGAGCGGCCAAGTCACGGAGCAACGTTCGTGCGGCAGCGGCCTCATCAATACGTCCAACGGGCGTCGTCAGCGGCGCACTTTTGACCAACTCAGGCGCATTGTGTGCTTCTTTAATGATCTGCAACAGCGCGTCACACAGCGCGTCAATGGCCTCTTTGGACTCGGTCTCCACGATCTCGATCAGCAGGGCTTCTTCAACCAGCAGAGGAAAGTAGATGGTGGGGGCATGGAAGCCGTAATCCAGCAGCCGTTTGGCCAGGTCACGCGCAGTCACGCCGGTTTCCTTTTTGAGGGTTTTGCCGCTGAGGACAAACTCGTGCATGACGCCTTCCGGATACGGTGCGTCCAGCGCTTCACGCAGCCGTGCAAAAGTGTAGTTGGCGTTTAGAACAGCGGCGCGCGCTGTGTCACGCAGGCCGGCGTCACCGAGGGACAGCAGGTACGCGAGGGCGCGGACGAGCACGCCGAAATTTCCCTGAAAGGCCTTGACCCGTCCGACCGAGTCCGGGCGATCTTCGTCAAACATGAATTGGTCACCGCGCTTGATCACTACGGGCACCGGCAGGTAGCGCTCCAGGGCCGAACTGCACAGAACCGGGCCAGCGCCTGGGCCGCCGCCCCCATGGGGCGTGCTGAAAGTTTTGTGCAGGTTCAGGTGCATCAGGTCAAACCCCATGCGGCTGACGTCCACGATGCCCACCACAGCGTTGTAATTCGCTCCGTCGAGATACATCAGGCCGCCCGCCGCGTGGACGCGCGAGCTGATGTCCAGAACCTGAGGTTCAAACAGACCGAGGGTGCTTGGATTGGTCAGCATGAAGGCCAGCACATGTGGGCCCAGGCACGTGTCTAAGGTATCCAGGTCAACGCCTCCCCGGGCATCACTGGGAACCGTGACGATCTTGAGCCCGGCCATCCGCGCACTGGCCGGGTTGGTACCGTGGGCAGAGTCGGGAATCAACACGGTGTCGCGCGCTTCACCACGGTCTCCAGCGTAAGCCCGGGCCATTAGCAGCGCGGTCAGTTCCGCCTGTGCCCCGGCAGCGGGCTGCAAGCTCACCGCGTCCATGCCCGTCAGGGCACACAGCCGTTGGCCCAGGCTGTACATCACGTTCAGCGCTCCCTGAGCGTCCTCATCCGGCGCTAGGGGATGCAAGTGGGCAAATCCAGGCAACGCGGCCAGGGCGTCGTTGACTTTGGGGTTGTACTTCATGGTGCATGACCCCAAGGGGTACAGACCGAGGTCAATGGCATAGTTGCGCTGCGACAGGCGAGTAAAATGCCGAACCACATCGAGCTCAGATACCTCCGGCAGCGGCAAGGAGAGGCGACGTAGGGAGGTCGGAACTGCTGCGCGCGCAAGTTCGCGGAGCTCTGGACGGTCAGGGAGCCGGACACCGCGGCGTCCAACGGCGCTCTGGAGTGTGATGGGAGGAAAGTCGGTCATGAGAACCTCCTGATGATCGTGCACCGTGGGGTGCAGTGAGAAAGGCCCGGACCCGCAAGGAAGAACATCCAGGGAGAGTGGGAAGGCGGCGTCCAGGGGAGAGCGGACATTCAGGGGGAGGTTGGTCTCCGCGCTCAGGCCGTGGCGTCGCGCAGGCACCGGATCAGATGATCAATGTCGGCCTGAGCGTGCTGCTCGGTGAAGCAGAAGAGAAGCGCTTGCCCCAGCTCTGGGTACTCCCGGTGCAACGGGTAGCCGCCCTGCACGCCCATCTGACGCAGGCGGCCCAGCAATTCCTGCGTGGGGACGGGAGTCTGCACGACGAGCTCGTGGTGATGGGGGCCAGAAAACGGAAGGGTAAAGCCTGGCAAGCGTTCCAGGTGTGTCCGGGCGTAGGCCGCTGCACCCGCACTGAGTTCGGCTACTTCCTGGACACCGACCGGTCCGAGTAAGGCCAAGTAGATGGCGGCCGCCAGCGCGTTGAGGCTTTGATTCGTGCAGATGTTGCTGCTGGCCTTTTCACGCCGGACATGTTGTTCCCGCGTCTGCAGCGTCAGCACATACCCGGGTTGTCCCTGCGCATCAAACCCTTTGCTGACCAATCGTCCAGGCATCAGGCGCACAAAGGCAGCGCGGCCGGCCAAGATCCCGAGGTGCGGGCCTCCGAATGACACCGGGTTTCCTAGGGCCTGACCTTCCGCGGCCACCAGATCGACGTTCATCTCTCCTGGCGCTTTCAGCAGCCCCAAGGACGTGGGATCGGTGATGACCTGAATGATCAAGGTTCCGTGTTGGTGGGCGGTGACTGCAAGCTCCGCCACATCCTCAATCAGGCCCAGGAAGTTGGGTGACTGCACGACCAAGGCCGCTGCGTCCTGAAGATCTCCCTCGTTCAGTTGGGTCACACCGTCCTGATGAGGAAGTTCGGTAACGACGGCGCCGATGGGGGTCAGAAGGGTGTGCAGGACATCACGGTAGCGCGGGTCAACCGTGCGGGACACGATGACCTTGTAACGTGAAGTGGCGAGCATGGCCACCTTGACCGCTTCAAAGGTCGCGGTGGCTCCGTCATACATACTGGCGTTGGCGACGGCCATGCCCGTCAGCGCCTGAACCATCTCCTGATATTCGTGCAGGGCTTGGAGCCAGCCCTGCATCAGTTCTGCCTGGTACGGCGTGTAGGCCGTCAGAAACTCACCGCGCCCGGCCAAGGCCCACACGGCTGCGGGCACGTGATGGTTGTAGGCTCCGGCGCCCAGAAAGTTTGTGGAAGCGTTCGGGCTGGTGTTGCGCTGCGCCAGCTCGGTCATGTATGAGGTCAGTTCGAGTTCACTCAGAGCCGGGACGGGAGAAGACGGCGTGTTGCGCACGGCACCCGGCAGATGCGCGAACAAATCATCGACCCGCTTCTTACCAATGACCGTGAGCATGCTGCGGACGTCCTCATCCGTGTGCGGTGTGTAAGGATGCAAAAAGGGTGTCAACGTGGGCACCTCCCGTGATGTGATGACGTTCCAGTTAAACCTGGAGCGCGGTCGAAACACTATAATGTTTTGTTGCCTGACAGGCAACACAGCAGCACGTCAATTGCTTAACCGTCCAGCGATGACGAATCTGGCCCCCACGTGGAAGAGCCAGACGTGAGCAGCTCAAAACCTCTTTGGTCAAAGAGGGTGTACGGTGAGCTCTGCTCCCGTACACCCTTAGTTCAACCCTTGCGCCGAAGCGGCCGTTTACTTATTGATCGGCCGCAGGCGTACTCCAAGGAAATCAACTGGGACGTCCAAGGCTACGTTGACGTAATTGGTGAACAGGTTCAAGGCGACGTGGGCGATGATCTCAACAATGGCTTCGTCGTCGAACCCCACAGCGCGCATCTCACTCACGTCTTCGTCGGTGATCTGGGCGCGGTCACGAACCAGCTTCACCGCAAACTGTAGCGCGGCTGCGGTTCGGGGATCACTGGACTCGCCTATCTGTGCCGCTTCCATCTCTGCACCAGTCGCGCCTGCCTTGCGTCCGAGTGCAGTATGGGCAGCCAGGCAGTACTCGCAATTATTGATGTTGGCGATAGCGACGGCGATCTGTTCACCCAGCTTGCCTTCCAGCTTGCCCTGTCCGAGGGCCCCGAAGGCGCCCCACATGCTCCGGAGCGCCGCTGAGGAATTGGCGACAGCGCGGAACATGTTGGGTGTGGCGCCGAACGCGGCGTGGACTTCATTCAGCAGCAGTTGGCGGTCGTCGGACACGTTGTCTTGAAGCAATTGAACTCGGGGCATGGCAGGCTCCTTGATGATGAGAAACGGGTGGAGGGAAGGACTAGAGCGGAGCGTTAATCAGCGCACAGTGCCGGGCAGGCTCAGGTCGCCAGAAGCGACTTTGAACACGTCCGTGACGCACAGCAGCGGGCTGTGCAAGTCCGCGTTCACCCGGAGCGCGGCGGTGACTCCATCAAACTTGAAGCTCTTCATGAAACCGAGTTCTTTGAGAGGCACGTTGATCTTCACCAGGCTGCCACCGAGTTTGAGCTCGTAGCCAGGACTGTCGATCAGAATCGGTAGGTTCGGCCAGGTCGCGGGGAGTTTGGGCTTGGCGCCAGCTGGGATGTCTTTGACCTTCAGAGCGCCAACGCCGCAAACGGCATCCGGCACCAGAACGACCCAGTGGGAGTGCCAGAGATTGCCGTCATTCTTCAGGTTGCCGTCACCATTTTCGTCATACAAAGGGGTGTCATCGAAATCAGGGTGAGCCGTGGCAGCCAAAGCGAGAATGCCCTGCCCCTTCTCAAAACCGACAGTGCTGGAGTCAAGTGTGGTCGGCCAAACGTAGCTGTACACCTGACTGCCTGCCAGCTGGCCCGTTACGGTGGGTATTGTCACGCCAGCCTTGCTTGAGGTCTGCATTTGAAACACCAGCTGTGTGCCCGTGCTGGTCACTTGGGTGCGGACGATGTCATAAGCGGCTAGCTTCGCTGTCCCAGTAGGGCTGCTGATCGCACCTGAGGAGTTGGAACCGCCACCGGCGACAGCGGCGCTGAGGGAAAAGAAGAGAGCGAGAACCGACAGGGCCTTGTGTCTCATGATGATCTCCGTGGGTGGTCAAGACACACCGTATGAATGGGGGCGGGGAGAGGGGGCGGCGGAGACAACACTCTCCCGGTCAGGGCATGTGCCATGACTGAAAGGCCGTGAATTCCGTACGAGCCTGCGTGATGAGGCCCGAAATCGGTAAATAAGGGGTCAGTGCAGCTGTTCGGGCTCAAGCCACCGTGCCCAGGTCATCGCCTGTTGTTCCGGTGGCGCGGCGCGGTGCTCACCGCAGTCGAGACGAAGATTCTGGTCACCGATGGGTGCGTCGAGCAGAACGCAGTGATGAGGCTTCACAAGAGACTCGTGGCGGTTTGGCTGAAAATTAACGCAGGTGACACACAGTCGGGCGACGGGAATCTCTCCACGCTGGTGCATCTGGCGAATGATTTTACTCAGACCACGCACGAAGACCGTCTGCTCATTGGGGGTCAGCACATCGACCGCCTGACTCAGGCTGTTCGGCCACTGCGCGATCTGCTGCGCCATCATGTGGCCAGCATCCGTCAGCTTCAGGGCGAGGGAGCGCGGCTGAGCTGGATCCCGATCCTTCTGAACCAGACCTTTGACACCCAAGATCCGAATAGCGTCACTCACCGTTGGCGCGGTCAAGCCAAGCGACCGGGCCACGACATTCAATGCGGCAGGCCCTTTCACTTTTCTGTGAAGAAACGCCAGAATCTGCACCTGGGTCGAAGAGAGGCCGACTGCATTTGCATCTCGCCAGGAGCGTTGCTGGCCAGCGAGGGCCAGCTTCGTTAGTCCTTCACTGATGCGAGGTTCCAGCGCGTCGTCCAGAGAACCGATTTCTATTGAGGTCTGCATAGGTTCTCCTTCGGACTCCTAATTAATACTCCTTTGTTGCCTGTGTGTCAACAGGTAAGCCCCAATAGAAGCTAACAGTGAAGCAGGCTCAGTTGGCGAAGCTTATTCCCCCATCAGGAGTCTGGCTCCTCAATTTGAATGATTGCTCTCCACAGCGAGCCTTCTGAATATCAATTCTAGAAGTGCTGTCTGAAATGCCAACGCAGAGGCATCAGATGGCCCTCCTCCTAGCCTGCCGAAAATATTGCCCTACTGGCAACAAGTTGATCAGCCGACACAAGTTGAGTCTCCTTAGCATTCCATCCAAGACTCATCGAGAGGGCAACTTGACGTTTTCGGAGGTATCAGGAAGGCTGTACGGTCTGGATCCCCTCAGGTGCACAGGGAGGAGCTGGAGTCACGGGCGCCCAAGCCTCTGCTGATGGCGGCGCACCGAGCAGCATCGTGTTCTGTGCCAAGTCGGCCAGGGTATAGCGATCCAGGACGCCATAAAACGCCTGGAGAGCTTCGGAGAGGGCACGCTGCAGCTCACAATTAAACCGCAAGGGGCAACTGGGACAGTCCACCAGCGGTATGCCCGGCTCTGTTGTGCGGACAACCGTTCCCACAATGATCTCGGCTGCCGGAATTCCCAGTTTCAGTCCTCCGCCACGCCCCCGTACTGCCCGAACCCAACCTTCACGGCTGAGCAGCGTAACGGCTTTATTCAAGTGATTGAACGGCACGTTGTACATCTGTGCAAGCTCCGCAGTGGTCGTC is part of the Deinococcus sp. QL22 genome and harbors:
- the gcvPA gene encoding aminomethyl-transferring glycine dehydrogenase subunit GcvPA is translated as MLTVIGKKRVDDLFAHLPGAVRNTPSSPVPALSELELTSYMTELAQRNTSPNASTNFLGAGAYNHHVPAAVWALAGRGEFLTAYTPYQAELMQGWLQALHEYQEMVQALTGMAVANASMYDGATATFEAVKVAMLATSRYKVIVSRTVDPRYRDVLHTLLTPIGAVVTELPHQDGVTQLNEGDLQDAAALVVQSPNFLGLIEDVAELAVTAHQHGTLIIQVITDPTSLGLLKAPGEMNVDLVAAEGQALGNPVSFGGPHLGILAGRAAFVRLMPGRLVSKGFDAQGQPGYVLTLQTREQHVRREKASSNICTNQSLNALAAAIYLALLGPVGVQEVAELSAGAAAYARTHLERLPGFTLPFSGPHHHELVVQTPVPTQELLGRLRQMGVQGGYPLHREYPELGQALLFCFTEQHAQADIDHLIRCLRDATA
- a CDS encoding carboxymuconolactone decarboxylase family protein, whose amino-acid sequence is MPRVQLLQDNVSDDRQLLLNEVHAAFGATPNMFRAVANSSAALRSMWGAFGALGQGKLEGKLGEQIAVAIANINNCEYCLAAHTALGRKAGATGAEMEAAQIGESSDPRTAAALQFAVKLVRDRAQITDEDVSEMRAVGFDDEAIVEIIAHVALNLFTNYVNVALDVPVDFLGVRLRPINK
- a CDS encoding aspartate aminotransferase family protein translates to MTSMPLALHLPIRSGDLLNGDVSAAKILAVEEQYGNGDLIRTLRTLGIAGPFRVITPWELEDEQGVQRINAGGYAALPFGDRHPALITFLQDWLARDASVGLPQQAASAWRGALEAALVSLLARFAPEHADSRVFFSNSGAEAVETAVKFARAYRRQARHIINFSGAYHGKTHVPLSLTPNKEYQAPFGPLMADVTTVPYGDGDAFSRTVTRLGPRNIVAVILEPVQGESGVHVPPKGFLALVGAVCEAYGIVSIADEVQTGLGRTGHWFASVACGLNPDIVTLAKPLGGGLVPIGATIARKAIFEHVLQGFQSKRHSNTFGGNTLAMAVGLKSLELLVDENLTERSRALGVRGLGRLQEIQQAAPNLIEAVRGAGSLFALQFRPVLPLSGMPGLSGLVGELSGVLGLRLLHEFGVQANLSLSSKRVVRLTPAMNMPDAVFDTMLDRVAQAARSVPTSGQMLARTPPRVLMNLGRLAVK
- a CDS encoding MarR family winged helix-turn-helix transcriptional regulator, with protein sequence MQTSIEIGSLDDALEPRISEGLTKLALAGQQRSWRDANAVGLSSTQVQILAFLHRKVKGPAALNVVARSLGLTAPTVSDAIRILGVKGLVQKDRDPAQPRSLALKLTDAGHMMAQQIAQWPNSLSQAVDVLTPNEQTVFVRGLSKIIRQMHQRGEIPVARLCVTCVNFQPNRHESLVKPHHCVLLDAPIGDQNLRLDCGEHRAAPPEQQAMTWARWLEPEQLH
- the hmpA gene encoding NO-inducible flavohemoprotein, coding for MLTPDQLQTIKATVPALQAHGTDITRVFYASLFQAHPELRNIFNPVNQENGRQASTLAASILMYAAHIDQLDQLGGMVNRIAHKHVSLEVLPEHYPIVGEHLLAAIGTILGDAATPEIMDAWAAAYAQLADIMIGVEGGMKHAGAAQYGGWQGFKPFTVTGRKQESLVITSFELSPQDGQPLPPFQPGQYISVQLQAIGQTNQQIRQYSLSDAPNGRTYRISVKRESAPTNTSELPPGLISSHLHDALNVGDTALVHMPAGDFVLQDSTRPVVLLSGGVGVTPMISMVNTLVASGSARPVLFVHAAMNREVHAFRDHINTLTRIHPQLQKQVYYAQVAPDDQAGVHHDEGGLLNLSALQPLLPDGEAEYYYCGPSGFAGAVEGLLDDLGVPAERRFTETFGPSQGFAVPSGNG
- a CDS encoding helix-turn-helix domain-containing protein, translated to MENVDPESELRILSQRLKALRDSHEWTLEELAERTQLSKPYLSRLEAGERQPSIAALLSIAQTYQVGVASLFQEGEQTPQVVVRGGQTPLKPGNGLFHAGLSARTGEFNLRPIRVVVPLQREGGDLYQHDGEEWLYVIRGRLQLILGRDQHQLGEGDAAHFDARIPHRLVAEGDTDAELLLVATSSPRPLLESYL
- a CDS encoding Rrf2 family transcriptional regulator: MQLTLFTDASLRILIHLARQAPATVTTTAELAQMYNVPFNHLNKAVTLLSREGWVRAVRGRGGGLKLGIPAAEIIVGTVVRTTEPGIPLVDCPSCPLRFNCELQRALSEALQAFYGVLDRYTLADLAQNTMLLGAPPSAEAWAPVTPAPPCAPEGIQTVQPS
- the gcvPB gene encoding aminomethyl-transferring glycine dehydrogenase subunit GcvPB, which codes for MTDFPPITLQSAVGRRGVRLPDRPELRELARAAVPTSLRRLSLPLPEVSELDVVRHFTRLSQRNYAIDLGLYPLGSCTMKYNPKVNDALAALPGFAHLHPLAPDEDAQGALNVMYSLGQRLCALTGMDAVSLQPAAGAQAELTALLMARAYAGDRGEARDTVLIPDSAHGTNPASARMAGLKIVTVPSDARGGVDLDTLDTCLGPHVLAFMLTNPSTLGLFEPQVLDISSRVHAAGGLMYLDGANYNAVVGIVDVSRMGFDLMHLNLHKTFSTPHGGGGPGAGPVLCSSALERYLPVPVVIKRGDQFMFDEDRPDSVGRVKAFQGNFGVLVRALAYLLSLGDAGLRDTARAAVLNANYTFARLREALDAPYPEGVMHEFVLSGKTLKKETGVTARDLAKRLLDYGFHAPTIYFPLLVEEALLIEIVETESKEAIDALCDALLQIIKEAHNAPELVKSAPLTTPVGRIDEAAAARTLLRDLAAQERNP
- a CDS encoding MOSC domain-containing protein — protein: MITGARIKQLSVGLPAPLPYRDSTVPSGFVKTPVNWTLWLGKEGLTGDGQADRKYHGGPEKAVCVYSDEHYLYWTERLGRPLGAAAFGENFTTLGLTEPTVCIGDVVKVGGALVEVSQPRQPCFKLAARHDEPKLTLWVQETGLTGWYFRVLKPGAVRAGTRLKLVQRPPGAVTIEEANRVMHHDKEDRPAIERLLAQPALSRSWRATFKKRLGGHLEDTAARLMGTQEQS